The DNA sequence GATGACGTCTTTGCCCTTGGGGATCTTGCCGTCCTTGGTGGCCTTGTCCACGATCTGGGGCAAATCGTCGCCGATGGTCTCGGACAGGCAGGTGGTGTGCACCGCCACCACCTCGGGCTCGTAAACCGTGAAGATGTTGTCGAGGGCCTGCAACAGGTTGGCCTGCCCGCCGAAGACGGATGCCCCCTCGGTGAAGGAGCTGGTGCCCGCGCTGATGGGCTCCTTGTAGTGGCGTGTCAAGGTGCTGCGGTGATAGGCGCAGCAGCCCTGGGAGCCGTGGCTGTGGGGCAGGCAGCCGTGCACCCCCAGCGCGGCGTACATGGCGCCGATGGGCTGGCAGGTCTTGGCCGGGTTGATGGTCAGAGCGTGGCGCTCGGCTATCTTTTCGGGCGTGTGTCTAAGCAGCATGGCTCTTGTCCTTGGTCTCGCCGGGCGTTATTCCCAAACGTAGGTTGCCGAGAGTTCGGGGTTCTCCTGCCAGGGGGCCTTCATGTAGCCCCAGACCTTGCTGTTCACCAGGCGGTCGATCTCGCGGTAGAAGTTGATGGCTCCCTGGAATCCGGCGTAGGGCCCGCCCGAGTCGTAGGAATGGAGCTGCTTCATGGGGATGCCCAGCTTCTGGATGGAGAACTTCTCCTTGATGCCCGCGCAGAAGATGTCGGGCTTGAGAAGCTCCACCAGCTGTTCGGCCTCGTACTGGTTGAGGTCGTCGATGACCATGGTCCCGTTTTCCATGTCCGGGATCATGCCCTCGTAGCCCTTGAACTCCAGGCCGGACTCGGCCAGGGCCTTGAGCTCATCCTCGCTCTTGCGCGGGGAGTAGAGGCTCTCGTCGGCCTCCACCTCCAGCTCCTCGATGTTGCGGCTGTCCGCGTCCACCTTGAGGTTGGGGATCACGTGGCGGCCTTCGTAGTCGTCGCGGTGGGCGAACTCGTAGCCCGCGCTGATGGTCTTCATGCCCAGTTCCTTGAACAGTTCCTGGTAGTGATGGGCCCGGGAGCCGCCCACGAAGAGCATGGCCGTCTTGCCATCGGTGCGGGGGCGCACCTCCTTGGCCACCGCTTCCACGGCGGGCATTTCCTCGGCGATCACCTCCTCCACCCGGTCGATGAGCTCCTGGTCGCCGAAGTACTGGGCTATCTTGCGTAGGCTCTTGGCCGCGGCGCCCGCGCCGATGAAGTTCACCTTGATCCAGGGGATGCCGTACTTCACCTCGAGCATGTCGGCCACGTAGTTGATGGAGCGGTGGCACATCACCGCGTTCAGGTCGCTGGTGTGGGCACTGGCGAACTGGTCGTAGGAGCTGTTGCCGCTGAAGGTGGCGTTGTTGGTGATGCCGCACTTGTTCAACAAGCGATCGATCTCAAAGCCGTCGCCGCCGATGTTGTACTCGCCCAAGAGGTTGATGCGGTACTTGCCCGGCTTGCCCTCGTCCTTGTTGCCCACCA is a window from the Desulfarculaceae bacterium genome containing:
- the nifD gene encoding nitrogenase molybdenum-iron protein alpha chain; its protein translation is MISAHDNKAPADPAVIKEKILTKYPPKVARKRAKQILINEALQNETPEITANVRTIPGIITMRGCTYAGCKGVIMGPTRDIVNITHGPIGCGFYSWLTRRNQTDATAPDAQNYMTYCFSTDMQDKDIIFGGEKKLEAAIQEAYDLFHPKGICVFATCPVGLIGDDIHAVAAKMKKKLGDCNVFAFSCEGYKGVSQSAGHHIANNQVFRHLVGNKDEGKPGKYRINLLGEYNIGGDGFEIDRLLNKCGITNNATFSGNSSYDQFASAHTSDLNAVMCHRSINYVADMLEVKYGIPWIKVNFIGAGAAAKSLRKIAQYFGDQELIDRVEEVIAEEMPAVEAVAKEVRPRTDGKTAMLFVGGSRAHHYQELFKELGMKTISAGYEFAHRDDYEGRHVIPNLKVDADSRNIEELEVEADESLYSPRKSEDELKALAESGLEFKGYEGMIPDMENGTMVIDDLNQYEAEQLVELLKPDIFCAGIKEKFSIQKLGIPMKQLHSYDSGGPYAGFQGAINFYREIDRLVNSKVWGYMKAPWQENPELSATYVWE